The genomic segment CACTTTTAATTAATGAGTTAAGAAGAGAGAAAAAAATAGTTTATGTACCATTTATGGAAGATGATAGTTTTAAAATAGTAAAGTATAGACTACCACTTCATAAAAAAAAGTTTAATATAAAAGAGCCTACAAACTCTTTTTTAAAACCAAATAAGATTGACTTAGCAGTAGTTCCTATTGTTGGAATTGATGTTTTAAACAAAAGAATCGGGTTTGGTAAAGGTATGTATGATAGATTTTTTTATAGATTAAAATACAGACCAAAAATAGTTTTTATACAACTTGAACTTTGTAAAAGTAAAGAAATTTTAAGTGATAATTACGATATTGAAGCAGATTATATAATTACGGGATAGGTTAAAATGGAGATTTTATTAATATCTGTTGCATTTGGGGCTTTTAGTTCAATTGTTACAGTTTTTATTTTAAAGAAGATAAATAAAGCCAAGCTTGAAGTTTTTATTGAACAAGCGAAGGCAAAAGCGAGAGTTATAGAACACGAAGCAGAAGTTGCTTTAAAAGATGCCCAACTAAAAGCAAAATTTGAGTGTGATAGAGAGTTTAAAAGTGCTAGAAAAGAGTATGAAAACATGCTTTTTAAGATTGAAAAGAAGGAAAAAGAGTTAAATGAGCATCTTGAAAATGAATTAAGACTTATTAAAGCTCAAAAAGAAGAAATTAGCGAAAATAATAGAAAAATTGCAGTATTAAAAGATGGTATTGAAGAGCAGAAAAGAACTTACGAACAAAAAACTCTTGAAGCTATAAAAATATTGGAAAATGCTAGTGGACTTACAAAAAGTGAAGCAAAAGAGTTAATGCTTGAAAAAGTAAAAGAAGATTCAAGAGCTGAAATTGCTTCAATATTTAGAAAAAAATATAAATTAGCAGAACAAAATTCAAAACAAGAGGTAAATAATATTTTATCTCAAGCAGTTACAAGATATGCAGGAGAGTTTGCAGCTGAAAGACTTATAAATAATATTCCTTTAAATGATGAAGAGACAAAAGGTAAAATTATTGGAAAAGAAGGAAGAAATATAAAAGCTCTTGAGATGCTTTTAGGAGTTGATATTATAATAGATGATACTCCAAATACTATTACAATTTCCTCTTTTAATTTATATAGAAGAGCAATTGCTACAAGAACAATTCAAGAACTACTTGAAGATGGAAGAATTCAACCAGCAAGAATTGAAGAGATTTATAACAAAGTAAAAGCTGAATTTGACAAAAAGATACAAAAAGAAGGCGAAGATGTTGTTATGGAGCTTGGAATTAAATCTATGCATATTGAGCTTATCAAACTTGTTGGACGGTTAAGATATAGAGCAAGTTATGGACAAAATGCACTTGCACATACTTTAGAAGTTGCTCATCTCGCTGGTCTTATTGCATCTCAAATGGGTGGAGATGCAATATTAGCTAGACGTGCTGGAATTATGCATGATATTGGAAAAGCTTTAACACATGAAGCTCCTGGAAGCCATGTTGATTTAGGTGCAGAAATTTGCAAAAGATATGGAGAGTGTGAAACTGTAATAAATGCAATTTATGCCCATCATGGTCATGAAGAACCAATAAACGTTGAAAGTGCAGCCGTTTGTGCAGCAGATGCTTTAAGTGCTGCAAGACCAGGTGCTAGAAGAGAAGTTTTAGAGAGTTTCTTAAAAAGAGTAGAAGAGATTGAAAATATAACTACAAGTAAAATTGGAGTAACAAATGCTTATGCCATAAATGCAGGAAGAGAAGTAAGAGTTATAGTAAATGCAAAACTTGTAAATGATGATGAAGCTGTGTTGCTTGCAACTGAAATAGCAAAAGAGATAGAAGAAAAAGTTCAATATCCTGGTGAAATTAAAATAAACGTAATAAGAGAAATTAGAGCTGAAAGCTATGCTAGGTAATCGAGAAAAAGGTAAAAAATGAATGAAATAAAACAGATAACAAAACCAACAACAAAAATAATAGCAGGTGCATACAAAGGTAAAGTTTTAAACTTACCATCTTTGGATGTAACAAGAAGTTCAAAAGCAGTTTTAAAAGAGTCTGTATTTAATGTTTTACAATTTGATATCATTGATAAAATATTTATAGAATCATTTGCTGGAAGTGGTTCTATTGGGCTTGAAGCAATTAGTCGTGGTGCAAAAAGAGCTTATTTTATAGAGCTTGATAAAAAATCTTACTCTATTTTACTTAAAAATTGTAAAAGTATAAATATTGAAAAGTGTCAAACTATTCAAGGAAATGCATTTGTTCAAACTCCTCTTATTTTAGATTTTTTAAAAAATTCTAAAGAAGAAATTGTTTTATATGTTGACCCTCCTTTTGATTTTAGAGAAGGAATGGAAGATATTTATGATAAATCTTTTAGAATGATTGAAAATATTGAAAATAGCAATATTTTCAAAATAATAATAGAACATGAATCAAAACTTGAAGTTCCAAAAATTTTAGGAAAATATAGTTTAGAAAAAACTAGAAAGTTTGGTAAAAGTTCACTATCTTACTTTAGTTATAAAGCTTAATGTTTAGATTTTCTTTAATTTTGCTAATAGTTGTAGCTTTATCTATGTTTATAGCTCCAATTTTTTATACAGTTTCACCATATGAATTAAATCCAAGTAAAATTCTTCTATCACCATCTTTTGAGCATATAATGGGAACAGATAGATTAGGACGAGATGTATTTGCTAGAGTTTTAGAAGGTGGTCAAACTTCACTTATAATAGGTTTTTTAGCGGCATCTTTTTCATCTTTTTTGGGTTTAATTATTGGAATAACTGCTGGTTATTTTAAAGGAAATATTGATAAAACTATTACTATTATAATTGACCTATTTTTAACTTTTCCAACATTTTTTCTTCTTTTAGCTTTAGTTTCATATATTGAAGCAAATAGTCTTGTTTTGATACTTGTAATCTCAATAACTGGTTGGATGGGAATGTCAAGAATGATAAGAAGTGAAAGTTTTGCACTTAGTAATAAGCCATTTATAAAAATCTTAAAAATAGCAAATGTAAATAAAGTAAAAATTATTTTAAAATATTTTGCCCCACTTTTAGCTCCTATTTTTCTTATCTCTTTTTCATTTGGAGTTGCAGGTGCTATATTAGCAGAATCTGGTCTTTCATTTTTAGGTCTTGGAGTAAATCCACCACAAATGAGCTGGGGAAGTCTTTTAAGTGATGGAAAAGCTGTTATAGATATTGCTTGGCATTTAAGCTTTTTTCCAGGACTTATGATATTTATAATAACTTTTTGCCTAATTCAAATAAGTGATTATCTACAAAATATAGCAAATAAAAAAGATTTACTTAAAAATTAATAAATATTAAATATTGTTTAAATGGATTTACAACAAAACTTTGGTATTATCCACACCATAAATTACCAAAAATAGGAAAAAATTATGAGTAAAAAAGATATTAAAAAAGTTGTACTTGCTTATAGCGGTGGGCTTGATACATCTATTATTTTAAAATGGCTTCAAGATGAATATGATGCAGAAGTTATAACTTTTACAGCTGATTTAGGTCAAGGGGAAGAAGTTGAACCTGCACGTGCAAAAGCTATTGCTTGTGGTATTAAACCTGAAAATGTTTATATTTTAGATGTTAAAGAAGAGTTTGTAAAAGATTATGTTTTCCCTATGTTTAGAGCAAATGCTATTTACGAAGGTGAATATCTTTTAGGAACAAGTATAGCTAGACCACTTATCGCAAAAAAACTTGTTGAAATTGCAAATGAAAAAGGTGCACAAGCGGTTAGTCATGGAGCGACAGGAAAAGGAAATGATCAAGTTAGATTTGAGCTAGGAGCATTAGCACTTAATCCAGATTTAAAAGTAATTGCACCTTGGAGAGAGTGGGAGTTAAACTCAAGAGAGAGTTTACTTGAGTATGCTAAAAAACATAATATTGAGATTTCTCAAAAACACGTTGATGAAAATGGAAACCCAAAAATAAGCCCATATTCAATGGATGCTAATTTATTACATATCTCTTATGAAGGTCTTCACTTAGAAAATCCAGCAAATGAACCAGAAGAGACAATGTGGTTATGGACAACAAGTCCAGAAAAAGCTCCTGATCAAGCTGAAATTATTGAAATTGAGTATAAAAATGGAGATCCAATTGCATTAAATGGTGAAAAGCTATCGCCTGCAAACTTACTTGAATCTTTAAATAAACTTGGGAATAAACATGGTATTGGAAGAGTTGATATAGTTGAAAATAGATATGTTGGAATGAAGGCACGTGGTTGTTATGAGACTCCAGGTGGAACTATTATGCTAAAAGCTCATAGAGCTATTGAGTCTTTAACTCTTGATAGAGAAGCTGCTCATTTAAAAGATGAGTTAATGCCAAGATATGCAAAACTAATCTATCAAGGATATTGGTTTAGTCCAGAAAGAGAGATGCTTCAAGCTGCTATTGATGCAACTCAAAAAAATGTAGAAGGGAAAGTTAGATTAAAACTTTACAAAGGTAATGTTATGGTTATTGGAAGAGATTCTTCAAAATCTCTATATGATGATGCATACTCGACTTTTGAAAAAGATGAAGTTTATAATCAAAAAGATGCAGAAGGATTTATTAGATTAAATGCTTTAAGACTTGTAATTGCAGGTAAAAAACAAAGATAATTAAATTTAAAAAAGAATAAAAAGAACTCATAAGCTATTTTATGAGTTCTTTTTTTTTAAAAAGATTTTACTGGCAACTTTCACAAATACCATATAATTGCATTGAATGATCAGTTATTTTAAACTTATTTGCTTTTGCTATTTTTTCTTGTCGTTTTTCAATCTCTTCATCAACAAATTCAACTATTTTTCCACAATCTGTGCAAATTAGGTGGTCATGATGAGATTTAATATTACTTTCATATTTCTTTCCATCAACACCAAAATTAAGTGAAGCAATAAGCTCCACTTCCTCTAAAAAACTTAACGCTCTATAAACTGTTGCAATTCCAACATTTGAGTTAGGATAATCTTTTTTTATTTGGTTATAAACCTCTTCAGCAGTTAAATGACCATTTGCGTGAAGTAATATACTTAGAACAATCTCTCTTTGTTCTGTATACTTAAGACCTTTTTGCTTAACAATCTTTTTTAACTCTTCTATAATCTCTTCATAATTATTCAACATAAAAACACCTTTAAAAAATAAAAATCTAGTATATCTAAAGTTTAAGAAAAATTCAAATATTTCTTATATTTTATTGATATAAATTAATACAATTTAATCAATTTTACATTATAATAATCATTATTAATATTTAAAGGTGTAAAAATGTCACTAAATGATTTAGATTTACAAAAAACTGCTAATATAAAAGCTATAAACTGTGATGATGTTTTAAAAAAGAGACTCTATTCTTTTGGAATAATTGTAGGAAACCAAATTTGTGTAACAGCGAAATCTTTAGCTAAAAAAACTATTGAGATAAAAATAAATCAATCCAAAGTTGCATTAAGAAATAGCGAAGCTATTAAAATTAAAGTTGGATAATAATGAATAAAACTATAAAAATAGCTCTTGTAGGTCAGCCTAATGTTGGTAAATCTATGCTTATTAACTCAATTTCAAACTCGAGATTAAAAGTTGGAAATTTTTCAGGTGTTACTGTTGAAAAAAAAGAGGTAATTTTTAAATATAAAGATTATGATATTAAAATTATTGATTTACCTGGTTCTTATTCACTTGAAAACTACTCACTAGAAGAAAAAGTTGTAAAAAACTTTTTAAATCAAAATAACTATGATATTGTCTTAAATGTTGTTGATTCAACAAATCTTCAAAGAAATCTTTTGCTTACTAGTGAATTATTAGCTTTAAATAAAAAAATGATTATTGCACTAAATATGAGTGATGAAGCAAAAAAAGAGAATATTTTAATCAATAATGAAAAGCTATCATCTCTTTTAAATACACCTTGCATAAAAACAAGTGCGACAAATAAAGATGGACTTAAAGAGTTGTTAGATCAAATTTTAAAAACATTTGAAGAAGATAAAATAGTCTTTAAACAATCTTTTAATACAGATATTTTAAATGGTGATGAGATTTTAACTAAAAGATTTGATTTTGTAAAAAATATTGTACAACAATGTTTAAAAATTGAAGAAAATAGAGAAAAAACTACTACGGAAAAAATAGACTCAATTTTGATGAATAAATTTATAGGGCTTCCTATATTTTTATTTTTAATGTGGGGATTATTTCAGCTAACTTTTACTTTAGGACAAATTCCTATGGATTATATAGATAGTTTCTTCTTACTATTTTCAAATATTATTAAAAATATAATTGGAGATAATCAGCTATCTTCACTTTTAGCAGATGGAGTAATAGCTGGAGTTAGTGCTGTTGTTA from the Aliarcobacter cryaerophilus ATCC 43158 genome contains:
- a CDS encoding 5-formyltetrahydrofolate cyclo-ligase, with protein sequence MNTNHKSDFRQSCMKRLKFVALFSKYSRNKRIIQKLKSIIRTNDAKNILLYLPLDIEVDTTLLINELRREKKIVYVPFMEDDSFKIVKYRLPLHKKKFNIKEPTNSFLKPNKIDLAVVPIVGIDVLNKRIGFGKGMYDRFFYRLKYRPKIVFIQLELCKSKEILSDNYDIEADYIITG
- the rny gene encoding ribonuclease Y, with the protein product MEILLISVAFGAFSSIVTVFILKKINKAKLEVFIEQAKAKARVIEHEAEVALKDAQLKAKFECDREFKSARKEYENMLFKIEKKEKELNEHLENELRLIKAQKEEISENNRKIAVLKDGIEEQKRTYEQKTLEAIKILENASGLTKSEAKELMLEKVKEDSRAEIASIFRKKYKLAEQNSKQEVNNILSQAVTRYAGEFAAERLINNIPLNDEETKGKIIGKEGRNIKALEMLLGVDIIIDDTPNTITISSFNLYRRAIATRTIQELLEDGRIQPARIEEIYNKVKAEFDKKIQKEGEDVVMELGIKSMHIELIKLVGRLRYRASYGQNALAHTLEVAHLAGLIASQMGGDAILARRAGIMHDIGKALTHEAPGSHVDLGAEICKRYGECETVINAIYAHHGHEEPINVESAAVCAADALSAARPGARREVLESFLKRVEEIENITTSKIGVTNAYAINAGREVRVIVNAKLVNDDEAVLLATEIAKEIEEKVQYPGEIKINVIREIRAESYAR
- the rsmD gene encoding 16S rRNA (guanine(966)-N(2))-methyltransferase RsmD, with amino-acid sequence MNEIKQITKPTTKIIAGAYKGKVLNLPSLDVTRSSKAVLKESVFNVLQFDIIDKIFIESFAGSGSIGLEAISRGAKRAYFIELDKKSYSILLKNCKSINIEKCQTIQGNAFVQTPLILDFLKNSKEEIVLYVDPPFDFREGMEDIYDKSFRMIENIENSNIFKIIIEHESKLEVPKILGKYSLEKTRKFGKSSLSYFSYKA
- a CDS encoding ABC transporter permease: MFRFSLILLIVVALSMFIAPIFYTVSPYELNPSKILLSPSFEHIMGTDRLGRDVFARVLEGGQTSLIIGFLAASFSSFLGLIIGITAGYFKGNIDKTITIIIDLFLTFPTFFLLLALVSYIEANSLVLILVISITGWMGMSRMIRSESFALSNKPFIKILKIANVNKVKIILKYFAPLLAPIFLISFSFGVAGAILAESGLSFLGLGVNPPQMSWGSLLSDGKAVIDIAWHLSFFPGLMIFIITFCLIQISDYLQNIANKKDLLKN
- a CDS encoding argininosuccinate synthase → MSKKDIKKVVLAYSGGLDTSIILKWLQDEYDAEVITFTADLGQGEEVEPARAKAIACGIKPENVYILDVKEEFVKDYVFPMFRANAIYEGEYLLGTSIARPLIAKKLVEIANEKGAQAVSHGATGKGNDQVRFELGALALNPDLKVIAPWREWELNSRESLLEYAKKHNIEISQKHVDENGNPKISPYSMDANLLHISYEGLHLENPANEPEETMWLWTTSPEKAPDQAEIIEIEYKNGDPIALNGEKLSPANLLESLNKLGNKHGIGRVDIVENRYVGMKARGCYETPGGTIMLKAHRAIESLTLDREAAHLKDELMPRYAKLIYQGYWFSPEREMLQAAIDATQKNVEGKVRLKLYKGNVMVIGRDSSKSLYDDAYSTFEKDEVYNQKDAEGFIRLNALRLVIAGKKQR
- a CDS encoding Fur family transcriptional regulator, with protein sequence MLNNYEEIIEELKKIVKQKGLKYTEQREIVLSILLHANGHLTAEEVYNQIKKDYPNSNVGIATVYRALSFLEEVELIASLNFGVDGKKYESNIKSHHDHLICTDCGKIVEFVDEEIEKRQEKIAKANKFKITDHSMQLYGICESCQ
- a CDS encoding FeoA family protein — protein: MSLNDLDLQKTANIKAINCDDVLKKRLYSFGIIVGNQICVTAKSLAKKTIEIKINQSKVALRNSEAIKIKVG